The stretch of DNA GAACTCGGCGGCGAGTTCAACCCATACGTCGATGACGAAGAAGAGCAGACCGTCACGACGGATCTCTCCATCGAAGACGCTGAAGCAGAATTCGACAACCTTCAGGACGGCGACCTCGTTGTTCCGAAGAGCTCCTCAGCAGCGGTCACGGGTACGAGCAACCTCGCACCTGGCACCGAGCTGACGGTCCGTCTCCGCTCTTCGAACAGTAACTCGCCATTCCTGAAATCCGACACCGTCGAAGTTCAGACGGACGGCACCTTCTCGGCTGAGTTCGACATGTCTGATGTCGCAGCCGGCGCCGAATTCGACGCCTCCATCCGCAAGGGTGGCACGGAACTCGAATCCGTCGACGGCGTTGTCGGCGAAGGCGCATCCGCAGAAGTTACGTTCGACGACCAGGAAACCGACGGCTCGTCCGTTGTTGTCTCCTCGGTCACGCTCTCCGAGGGCGGCTTCGTGACGATTCACGACGCAACGCTCCTCGACGGCGACGCAGCCGGTAGCGTTGTCGGCACCTCCGAGTACCTCGACGCAGGTACGCACGAGGATGTTGAGGTTTCCCTTGACTCCACCCTCGAAGAGGACCAGGAGCTCATCGCGATGCCTCACATGGACTCGAACGGCAACGAAGAGTACGACTTCGTCACGTCCGAAGGCGCTGACGACGGTCCGTACACTGGTGAAGACGGTAACGCAGTGACTGACTCCGCTCAGATCACGATCGGCACCGGTGGCACCACGACGACTGGTACGGCAACGACCACGACGTCCGGTACCACCACGACCGCCGCAACCACCAGCACCACGACTGACAGCACGACGTCCGAGCCAACGACCACTGAAGAAGAAGGTCCAGGCTTCGGCGCTCTTGCAGCAGTCATCGCGCTCATTGCAGCCGCACTCCTCGCAGTGCGCCGCAGCAACTAAGCGTAACACCGGGATTCACTCCCGTTTCTAACTTTCACATTTCTTTCGCGCTCACGTCACTGAGCGACAGCTCTCTACTGCGTTGTGTAGGTGCAAATGGCGGGCACAAACACGGCCAAGGACAAAGCATTTAGTTCAGATTCGCTTACTCAGCATACCTGAAAATGCTCGGAGAGCTACTGGCGACGCTGGCGTGGTTGACGCAGTTTTCTGACCCCCTAGCGTGGCTGGTCATCGGCACCTTTTCTGCGGGCGCACTCATCGAACTGCGCGACCGCGACCTCGCCCGTCCGGTCACGGTCGTCGCGTGGGTACTGTTTGCTGCCTTCTGGCTCTCGCTCGTCTATCACTTCGCCTTCGTTGCAAAGAGTATCATCGAGGGCGTTGGAAGTGCAGCGGCAGTCCCGCTAAGCCTCTACGTCGCCTACCTCATCTGGAACGGCAGAGATTCGCTGTTTGTCCTGACGCGAGCAGTGGCGCTGATGGGCGTTGTGTTCATGCCGTTCGAGGCGATCATCCCACTCCAGAAGGTGCTCATCGAACTGGTAGCGAGCCAAACGGAGTTCCTCATGCAACTGCTCGGCGTGGATCCGACCGTGGTTTCGGGAGCCGAGTTCGGTCATCACGACTTTCGGTCAACGTTTTACTTCACTGCAGAGAACGACCCGAACCACGCGCTCACGTACACCATCCTCATCGCGTGTACGGGAATCGGGAGCATGGCCATCTTCGTCGGATTGATTGGCGCCGTCCGCGCCCCGCTTCGCAACAAACTTCGGGCGCTTGCCGTGTCGCTGCCGGTGATTTACGGGCTGAATCTCATCAGAAACATCTTCATCGGGCTTGGATTTGGTCTGCAGAAGTTCCACATCGCGCCCGACCTCGTAATGTCAGTGTTCGCTCTCGACGACCCCTACAGAGTGTCCTACATCATCGCAGACCGCATCATCAGCCAGAGCCTTGCGGTCGTCGCCCTCGTGTTCATCACGTGGTTCGTCGTCCGCGAGTTACCGGGCGTGCTCGTCATCATCGAAGACCTGCTCTTTCTCGTCACGGGTACTGAGTACGACCTCCAAAACGCGTTCGATATGGACGCACCGATGCGCGCTGACGGTGACGGCCGAGCGCGGTAAGTGGATTAGTTCGGACTCAGTTCGTCGACAGCATCCCGAGGTGCGCCAGCCAGCTCAGCGAGCGCCTCGCCTTCCATGTGGTGGAGGTCGCCGGGAATGACGAGTAAGTGGAGTGGGTCGCCGAAATCTCGCGTAGCGAGTGCGCCAAGCCGGTCTGCGGCGACGATGGGTTCTGGGCTGCCCGCCCGAGCGACCACGACGGCGAGCATGTCTGCATCCCAATCTTCAGCTAAGAGCGAAGCGGCCACGTCCGCGGTCATGTAATCGCCGCGCTCGGCTTTAATGTCGAGGTAACAGAGGGTGTGATGGCCGCGTTCGCGGTTGGCTTCGATGGTGTCGATGACGCTCTGAGGGACACCCATTGACTCGGTGTAGGGAAACGGCAGCGTGGTCGCCTTCCCGAAGCGGTAGTTCTGAAGGCCAGTGAGCGAACTGGCCGCGGCTTCTGCGGTCGTTCCGTGGATGATGCGGGTTTCGATGCCGCGTTCTGCCGCCCGAAGTCGGAGGTCTACGTGCGTCGTCGAGATCATGGTGTCACCGGCGGTGAGGAAGGCGACCGATTCGGTTTCTGCGGCGTCCAAGATGGGCTCTGGGTGTTGTTCGACGCCTTCGCGGTCGCGCACCTCGATGGTGATGTCGTGGTACTCCTCTACAGCTTCGATGGTCGTGCCGACGAGTTTGCTGGTGTAGAACTCTGCAAAGACGCGGTCGGTCTCGCGGAGGGCTTCCTGCCCTTCGACGGTGATAGAGCGTTCGTCGTAGAGGCCGAGGCCGATGAACGTGAGCATACGCCCTCTCAGCCACGCGCCGAGTTAAGCGAACCGCACTCGTGCTGGCCGACCGGCCCACGACGACCGAAGACCTTACGCCTGCTCCCGGGTGAAGACGAATATCCATGGAGGTTACGTGCGTCCGGGTGCCGGTGACCGAGGGTGAGAAGACCCGACAGCAACTCGCCGGACAGGGTGTGATAGACGACGAGTACGAGATTACGGTCGCAGACGGCGTGCTCTACATTCCCGTCACCGAAGCCGTCTCCGGGTACGAAGTCGTCACCCGCGACGCCCCGACGCGCGACACGCTCACGATGCCAGCGGACATCCTCGGCTTCGAGCCTGCCTACGAGCGCATCGGCCAGATTGCCATCATCGACGAAGACGATGACGCCCGCGCACAGGAGATTGCAGACGCAATCGCGCAGTCGGATTTACCGCTCGATACGGTGATAAACCGCGCCTCGAAGGTGCAAGGCGAGTTGCGAGTGCGCGACTGGGATATCCTCGTCGGAGACAGCACAGAAACCGTCCACCGCGAGTACGGCTGTGATTTTCGCTTAGACCTCGCAACGGTGTATTTCTCGCCGCGA from Haladaptatus sp. ZSTT2 encodes:
- the artA gene encoding archaeosortase A, whose amino-acid sequence is MLGELLATLAWLTQFSDPLAWLVIGTFSAGALIELRDRDLARPVTVVAWVLFAAFWLSLVYHFAFVAKSIIEGVGSAAAVPLSLYVAYLIWNGRDSLFVLTRAVALMGVVFMPFEAIIPLQKVLIELVASQTEFLMQLLGVDPTVVSGAEFGHHDFRSTFYFTAENDPNHALTYTILIACTGIGSMAIFVGLIGAVRAPLRNKLRALAVSLPVIYGLNLIRNIFIGLGFGLQKFHIAPDLVMSVFALDDPYRVSYIIADRIISQSLAVVALVFITWFVVRELPGVLVIIEDLLFLVTGTEYDLQNAFDMDAPMRADGDGRAR
- the dph5 gene encoding diphthine synthase, which gives rise to MLTFIGLGLYDERSITVEGQEALRETDRVFAEFYTSKLVGTTIEAVEEYHDITIEVRDREGVEQHPEPILDAAETESVAFLTAGDTMISTTHVDLRLRAAERGIETRIIHGTTAEAAASSLTGLQNYRFGKATTLPFPYTESMGVPQSVIDTIEANRERGHHTLCYLDIKAERGDYMTADVAASLLAEDWDADMLAVVVARAGSPEPIVAADRLGALATRDFGDPLHLLVIPGDLHHMEGEALAELAGAPRDAVDELSPN